In [Mycobacterium] stephanolepidis, the genomic window CGCGGTGATGCCCGAGAGCGCCTGCACGATCGCCGGCACACCGTCCAGGTCGATCAGCCGGGTCGCGGTGAACACCACCGATCCCACCGCACCTCCGGTCAGGAAGGTGCGAGCCAGCCGATATCCCGCGCGCATGAGGAAGATTCCCGTGACCACCAGAGACCCCACCACAACGACGATGAACCCGTTGAAGGCGTACACCGTCCACAGCGGGGCGGCCTTACGCACCTCCGGGTCCTGCTGCCATTGACCGACATTCGCGGCCATGTAACTCACGATCATCAACGGCAGCGCGGCGAGCCACAGCCAGCAGCCGGTGTCGATATCGTCGGGTCGCGGCTTGGCCGGACCGCCCGGGGGTTGTCCAGCCAATCCGCCGGGTTGGTGCGGATCGGGATACATCACGCAACCACGGTAGTGGAGAACGACAAGACGTCTACTCCAACCAGCCCGCGACGTCCGCGGCCCAGTACGTCAGCACGATGTCAGCCCCCGCGCGCCGGATCGAGGTCAACGTCTCCAGTGCCATGGCCTGCAAGTCGATCCAATTGTTCTGAGCCGCAGCGCAGATCATCGAGTACTCACCCGACACCTGGTATGCCGCCACCGGCACCGGCGATACGTCGGCCACCTGACGGAGCACATCGAGGTAGGCCATCGCCGGTTTCACCATGAGGATGTCGGCGCCCTCCTCGACATCGAGCTCGGCCTCGCGTAAGGCTTCCCGGCCGTTCGCCACGTCCTGCTGGTAGGTACGCCGATCTCCCTGCAGCGACGACCCCACCGCCTCGCGGAACGGCCCATAGAACGCCGAAGCGTACTTGGCCGCGTACGCCAAAATGATGACGTCGGTGTGCCCGGCGGCATCCAGTCCGTCACGAATGGCGGCCACCTGACCGTCCATCATGCCGCTCGGGCCCACCACATGCGCACCCGAATTCGCCTGCGCTACCGCCATATCCGCGTACTGCTTGAGTGTCACGTCATTGTCCACCCGGCCCGCGGCATCCAGTACCCCGCAATGGCCGTGATCGGTGAACTCGTCGAGGCAGGTATCGGCCATCAGCACCGTGGAGTCGCCGAGGTCGGCGGAGAGGATCGACAAAGCCCGGTTGAGGATGCCCTGCGGATCCAGCCCGGCGCTGCCGGTGGCGTCCTTGTCCTTCTCCTCGGGAACTCCGAACAACATGAGTCCGCCGACACCGGCCTTCACCGCGTCCTCGGCGGCCCGGCGCAAGGATTCGATGCTGTGCTGCACCACGCCCGGCATGGACGCTATGGGGCGCGATTCGGCCACCCCGTCGGCCACGAACATCGGCAATACCAACTGCCGCGGTGCCAGCGTCGTCTCGGCTACCAACCGGCGGATCGCCGGGGTGGCTCTGAGCCGGCGCGGACGCTGGTAAGGAAAAGACACCGCAATGGCCTCCGCTATCTGTCCGCTGCTAGCGCCGACGGCTCTTCTTGCGCGGTGGCGGCAGTGCGCCCTCGGTGCGCAACCGGGCGGCATGCTCGGCAAGGGCCTCGACCAGCGGGCCGACCGCGGCGGTCTCCGGCTGCACGTCCACACGCAGCCCGAATTCGATCGCGGTCTCCGCGGTTTTCGGTCCGATACAGGCCACGATGGTGCGCGCATGCGGCTTACCGGCGATACCCACCAGATTGCGAACCGTCGAGCTCGACGTGAAGCACACGGCGTCAAATCCACCGGTCTTGATCATCTCGCGGGTCTGTGCCGCCGGCGGCGCCGCACGCACGGTGCGGTACGCGGTCACGTCGTCGATTTCCCAGCCGCGCTCGCGCAGCCCCTCGGCGAGGGTTTCGGTGGCGATATCGGCGCGAGGCAACAGCACCCGGTTCACCGGATCGAAAACGTCGTCATAGGGCGGGAACTCGTCAAGCAGACCGAGCGAGGACTGCTCGCCCGCGGGCACCAACTCGGGGTTGATACCGAACGCGCGCACCTTGTCGGCGGTGGCCTGACCCACACACGCGATCTTCACACCGGAGAACGCACGGGCGTCCAGGCCGAACTCGGCGAACTTCTCCCACACCGCACGCACCGCGTTGGTGGAGGTGAACACCACCCACTGGTAGCGACCGTCGACCAAGCCCTTGACGGCCCTTTCCATCTGGGCCGGGCTACGCGGCGGCTCGACAGCGATGGTGGGCACCTCGACCGGCAGAGCGCCGTATCCGACCAGCTTGTCGCTCATCTCGCCCGCTTGATCCTTGGTGCGCGGCACCAGCACGGTCCAGCCATACAGCGCGCGGCTCTCCCACCAGTTCAGCTTCGAGCGACCACCGACCACGCGGCCGATCGTCAATACCAGGGCACCGGTCATCGGTCCGTGTGGATCGTTGGCGTCCACCGGGACACCGTCGATCAGCGAGGCCAGCGTGGTCTCCACGGTCCGCTGTGCGCAGGTGGTGCCCTGCGCGGTGACCGCGACCAGGGTCTGGTCGGACAAGCCGTGCTCGATGAGCGCCTTGGCGGCATCGGGTACATGCGTGGGGGTGGCGTGCAGGATCAGCGGGCCCGGAGCAGCGGCCAGCGCCGCCCAGTCCACATCGCCGCGTACATCGGCGACGGTGTGCGCAGAGCCCGGCGGTAGACCGGCGTAGGCGGGCACCGCGGTGCTCGACGACAGACCGGGCAGAATCTCGAAGGCGACCTGGGTACGGGTGACCGCGATGACCTCGGCCAGCACCGAATCGATCGAGAGCGGATCGCCCGCGACCAGCCGCACGACGTCCACACCGTTCTTGGCCTCAGCCACCAGGGTCTTGGCGACATCGGCGGGATCGCCCAGCGCCGGGCGGATGTCGATGGTCAGCGGCGGCTCGACAGCGGCCTCGACGTCACTCGACGTGGGCGCGTCATCGTTGCCGATCGCGGGTTTAGCGGGCGCGGGTTCAGGAAGCTCGACCGCGGACCCGACGAGATCTAGTACCGCGTGCGGCACATCGGGGTCGGTGAACGCGACCGTGGCGCCGGTGAGTACCGCGCGCGCCCGGACGGTCAACAGACCGGGATCTCCCGGCCCGGAACCAACGAACAGGATGCGCCCTGGCTTCTTGCGCCCTCGGGTCACTACTGCCTCCCATATCGGCGGTTTGCGCCGCCTATTCAGCTGTCATCAATGCTCGCGCACCGAGATCGAGCAGCTCCCTCGCGACCGCAAGCCCAAGCTCTGCGGCCCGATCGGGGGTGCCAATCCCGGAGGCCCGAATCACGTCAGATCCGTCCAGCGCCGCCGCACATCCGCGCAACGACAGTTCGTCGAAGACGCGGCCATCCTCATCAATCGACTCGACCACCTCGGCGATCGCGCCAACCGGTGCGGTACAGCCCGCCTCCAGCTCGGCAAGCAGAGCCCTTTCGGCAGTCACCGCGGCGCGCGTGTCGGCGTGATCGAGTTCCGCCAGTACAGCCACCAGATCGGTGACTTCACTGCGGCACTCCACCGCCAGCGCTCCCTGAGCCGGCGCGGGCAACACCTGCACCGGTTCCAGTGTCTCGGTGATGCGGTCCAGACGTCCGATACGGGCCAAACCCGCCCGGGCGACTACCACAGCATCAAGATCACCATTGGAGACCCTGCTCAACCTGGTATCCAGGTTGCCTCTTAGGGGGCGAATTTCCAAACCGAGACCCAGTGCTCTAAGCTGCGCGGCCCGCCGCGGGGACGAGGTACCGATCACCGAGCCCGTCGGCAACTCCCCCAGCACCAGTCCGTCCCGGGCCACGAGGGCGTCCCGATAGTCCTCACGAGGCGGAATGGCGGCGATGACGAAGCGCGGGTCGGCCGCAGTTGGCAAATCTTTGTAGGAATGCACGGCAACGTCGACGACGTTATCGGCGATGGCCTCACGCAGAGCGGCCGTGAAGACCCCCACACCGATTTGCTCGACGGGTGCCGACGACTGGTCCCCGGCCGTCGTCACGATTACCAGCTCTGCCTCGTGTCCTTTGGCGCGCAGCGCATCCCGGATAACCCCGGCTTGAGTCGTCGCTAACAGACTGCCGCGGGTGCCAATTCGGATCATCGGCTCTCTTCGTGTAATTCCTTTGTGGCGAGCGGCAATTCGCCGGCCGTGGCCACCGCCTCGACGGTATGCGGATCGAGCTCGAAGAGCTCGCGCAACGCCTCGGCATAACTGTCACCACCGGGCGCCGACGCCAGCTGCTTCACCCGCACCGTGGGGGCGTGCAACAGCTTGTCGACGACTCGGCGAACTGTCTTGGCGACCTCGTCGCGCTCGGCCCCCGCCAGGCTCGGCAGCCGGCCATCCAGCCGCAGCAGCTCGGCCTCCACCACTTCAGCGGCCCGCTGACGCAACGCGGTGACCGTCGGGGTGACCTCGGCCATCCGCTCGCCGGTCAGATATCGGGCCACCTCGTCGTTGACGATCTGACGGGCAGCGCCCGCATCATCGGCCGCCGCACGCGCGGTGGGCTCACGCTGGATACGTTCCATGTCCACCACGACGACGCCGGGCAGCCCGGCCACCGTCGGATCGACGTCGCGCGGCATGCCCAGATCGCAGAATACGAGTTGACGACCACCACCCAGGGCGCGGTGGACATCGGCCAGTGAGATCACCGGCCGGACCGCCCCGGTGCAGGAAACCACCACATCGGCCTGTGCCAACGCCTGGTCGATATGGTCCAGGGTGATCGCCTGCGCGTTCACGCCCGCCTCGCGCGCGGTCGCGGCGAGCCGTTGCGCACGCTCGGCACTGCGGTTCACCACCCAGAGATTGTCGATCCCGGCGCGAATCAGCTGCGCGGTCGCCAGTGAGCCCATCGAGCCTGCACCCACCACGGCGGCCGTGCGTCCGGGCAGACCATCGAGCTTGCCGTCCGCCAGATTCAGTGCCACCGACACCACTGAGGCACCGGCTGCGTCGATACCGGTCTCCGAATGCACTCGCTTACCCACACGCAACGCGCTTTGAGACAGCTCGTGCAGCACCCGGCCCACCGCCTGATGCGTTTCGGCGGTGGCATACGCATTGCGTACCTGACCCAGCACCTGCTGCTCGCCGATCACCATGGAATCCAGGCCGCTGGCCACCGCGAACAGGTGCTCGACGGCGGCCTCGCTGTACCGGACGTAGGCGTATTTGGTGAGCTCGTTCATGCCCATGCCGGCGTGGCGGGCGATCGCCTCACCGATGACGGTCAGGCCGCCGTGGAAGGCCTCAACCACGGCATATACCTCGACCCGGTTGCAGGTCGAGAGCACCATGACCTCTGTGACCAGGGGTGATTGCAGAATGTGTTCGATGATCTTGGGCTGATCGGCCTCGCCAATCGCCAGCTTCTCCAGCACCGGCACAGGCGCGCTACGGTGCGAGGCTCCGAACAGCAGGACACTCACCGCAGGTCACTCCGCTGACATCTCACTGTCCAGCTCCCTTGCTTTTGGTGAGGCTCGAACTTCATGCACGGTAGCCCGAAAATGGCCACTGGGCAAAATCCAAACAGCCTGTTATCGGTCACGTTTCAGGTCCGCCCGGAGCCGAGGCTCGTCTACTTCCCAATAGCTGTGCTCCTGACCGTCCAGCAGCACCACCGGAAGCCGGTCGCCGAACTCCGCCCGCAAAGACGAATCTGTGATCGCGGCCTCATCCACATCGGTGACCGTGAGTGGGACCCCGAACTCGTCGGCCAGGGCCACCAATTCACGCTGCGCACGTTCGCAGGCAGAGCACCCCACACGTGTCAGCAGCGTTAGTGACGTCATATGTCAATTCTGCCACCGGGTCCCCCGAGTTCCCGCCACCCTCAGTAGGGTTAAACGGCATTCGGAAACGGCGGACAGGAAGGGCGGTTAAGCCGGTCATGACCAGCCCCCAGATCAACGGCGACCCCCCTACCGAAGGCCCCGCGGAGGAACAGCTGCTGGCCGAGGCGTTCGCCGAAGACGTCGCACGCGCCGCCTCCTTCGCCGAGGCAGACGC contains:
- a CDS encoding glutaredoxin family protein, translating into MTSLTLLTRVGCSACERAQRELVALADEFGVPLTVTDVDEAAITDSSLRAEFGDRLPVVLLDGQEHSYWEVDEPRLRADLKRDR
- a CDS encoding bifunctional uroporphyrinogen-III C-methyltransferase/uroporphyrinogen-III synthase, with the protein product MTRGRKKPGRILFVGSGPGDPGLLTVRARAVLTGATVAFTDPDVPHAVLDLVGSAVELPEPAPAKPAIGNDDAPTSSDVEAAVEPPLTIDIRPALGDPADVAKTLVAEAKNGVDVVRLVAGDPLSIDSVLAEVIAVTRTQVAFEILPGLSSSTAVPAYAGLPPGSAHTVADVRGDVDWAALAAAPGPLILHATPTHVPDAAKALIEHGLSDQTLVAVTAQGTTCAQRTVETTLASLIDGVPVDANDPHGPMTGALVLTIGRVVGGRSKLNWWESRALYGWTVLVPRTKDQAGEMSDKLVGYGALPVEVPTIAVEPPRSPAQMERAVKGLVDGRYQWVVFTSTNAVRAVWEKFAEFGLDARAFSGVKIACVGQATADKVRAFGINPELVPAGEQSSLGLLDEFPPYDDVFDPVNRVLLPRADIATETLAEGLRERGWEIDDVTAYRTVRAAPPAAQTREMIKTGGFDAVCFTSSSTVRNLVGIAGKPHARTIVACIGPKTAETAIEFGLRVDVQPETAAVGPLVEALAEHAARLRTEGALPPPRKKSRRR
- a CDS encoding glutamyl-tRNA reductase, which produces MSVLLFGASHRSAPVPVLEKLAIGEADQPKIIEHILQSPLVTEVMVLSTCNRVEVYAVVEAFHGGLTVIGEAIARHAGMGMNELTKYAYVRYSEAAVEHLFAVASGLDSMVIGEQQVLGQVRNAYATAETHQAVGRVLHELSQSALRVGKRVHSETGIDAAGASVVSVALNLADGKLDGLPGRTAAVVGAGSMGSLATAQLIRAGIDNLWVVNRSAERAQRLAATAREAGVNAQAITLDHIDQALAQADVVVSCTGAVRPVISLADVHRALGGGRQLVFCDLGMPRDVDPTVAGLPGVVVVDMERIQREPTARAAADDAGAARQIVNDEVARYLTGERMAEVTPTVTALRQRAAEVVEAELLRLDGRLPSLAGAERDEVAKTVRRVVDKLLHAPTVRVKQLASAPGGDSYAEALRELFELDPHTVEAVATAGELPLATKELHEESR
- the hemC gene encoding hydroxymethylbilane synthase codes for the protein MIRIGTRGSLLATTQAGVIRDALRAKGHEAELVIVTTAGDQSSAPVEQIGVGVFTAALREAIADNVVDVAVHSYKDLPTAADPRFVIAAIPPREDYRDALVARDGLVLGELPTGSVIGTSSPRRAAQLRALGLGLEIRPLRGNLDTRLSRVSNGDLDAVVVARAGLARIGRLDRITETLEPVQVLPAPAQGALAVECRSEVTDLVAVLAELDHADTRAAVTAERALLAELEAGCTAPVGAIAEVVESIDEDGRVFDELSLRGCAAALDGSDVIRASGIGTPDRAAELGLAVARELLDLGARALMTAE
- the hemB gene encoding porphobilinogen synthase, whose product is MSFPYQRPRRLRATPAIRRLVAETTLAPRQLVLPMFVADGVAESRPIASMPGVVQHSIESLRRAAEDAVKAGVGGLMLFGVPEEKDKDATGSAGLDPQGILNRALSILSADLGDSTVLMADTCLDEFTDHGHCGVLDAAGRVDNDVTLKQYADMAVAQANSGAHVVGPSGMMDGQVAAIRDGLDAAGHTDVIILAYAAKYASAFYGPFREAVGSSLQGDRRTYQQDVANGREALREAELDVEEGADILMVKPAMAYLDVLRQVADVSPVPVAAYQVSGEYSMICAAAQNNWIDLQAMALETLTSIRRAGADIVLTYWAADVAGWLE